A portion of the Thermoplasmatales archaeon genome contains these proteins:
- a CDS encoding helix-turn-helix domain-containing protein, whose amino-acid sequence MSHVTPEMRRIMAMAKKAGKKTKEIAEFLGISRKTVWKWNKRAHHPGKESFRDK is encoded by the coding sequence ATGTCACATGTTACTCCAGAAATGAGGAGAATAATGGCTATGGCAAAGAAGGCAGGAAAGAAAACAAAAGAAATTGCTGAATTTCTTGGAATAAGCAGAAAAACTGTATGGAAGTGGAATAAAAGAGCACATCATCCAGGAAAGGAAAGTTTTAGAGATAAAT